The Brevibacillus brevis genome contains a region encoding:
- a CDS encoding sugar phosphate nucleotidyltransferase, protein MKAVIMAGGKGTRLRPLTCHTPKPMVPLLNRPCMEYTIDLLKKHGITDIAVTLQYLPDVIRDTFGDGSRYGVSLVYFEETIPLGTAGSVKNCADFLDDRFVVISGDTLTDIDLSAAIRFHEHNNALATLILTRVETPLEFGVVMTDEDGRITRFLEKPSWAEVFSDTVNTGIYVCEPEVLSYIEEEREVDFSKDIFPTFLQAAKPLYGYEASGYWSDIGSLEVYQQAQFDLLDGRVHLEIKAQEIAPRIFLENDVRIDSSVRLEGPVYIGENVHLQAGVAVGAYSILGKNTVISSGTKLSRTIIWENSVIGKKTEITGTTLCRNTRIADCVQLGDGAVIGDQCLIGAKSVVKAGVKIWPDKEVGENATVTTSLIYGAKQTKNLFGTHGIKGIGNVDITPEFVTRLAAAYAYLLQAGDKIALSACSHPFAQLLKHSIMTSLCSSGIDTVDLGIGNSPLIRYGVRSLACKGGIHVFMAEPVDDKEIVIQFIDHAGLPISRDMERKIENAYWQETYVRNLHRLGALQVEHQVQEAYLHALSQQLNVSSIQRQRFHLLIDCEQRFFPTFLAPLLHALGVTVHYSSIQEGIRKKGADLGVRLDKNGEQFVLFTEHGEKLSNEQITALQLLACSGEHRRIGLPVSAPIELEHMAQLLQMEVVRTKVSPRSMMEVSSEQRFHPMFDAVYSLMRILSYLASEEKPLSVLLELLPACHMEKKTVFCPWAAKGKVMRRVMEENKGKLLELVDGIKVYDSNGWVLILPDSEDSHVKVISQGATAETAATLASSYARRIAEYQFHEKREIDSL, encoded by the coding sequence ATGAAGGCAGTAATCATGGCTGGGGGAAAAGGTACACGACTACGTCCATTAACATGCCACACGCCAAAACCAATGGTGCCACTCTTAAACCGGCCTTGCATGGAGTACACCATTGATCTATTGAAAAAGCATGGGATTACAGATATAGCAGTGACACTCCAGTATCTGCCCGATGTCATCCGCGATACGTTTGGTGATGGATCTCGCTACGGTGTTTCGCTCGTCTATTTTGAAGAAACAATTCCTTTGGGCACCGCAGGCAGCGTGAAAAATTGTGCGGATTTTCTCGATGATCGCTTTGTCGTGATCAGTGGGGATACGTTGACAGACATCGATTTGTCGGCAGCCATACGCTTTCATGAGCATAATAACGCACTGGCTACGTTAATTTTGACGCGCGTAGAAACACCGCTGGAATTCGGAGTTGTCATGACAGATGAGGACGGGCGCATTACCCGCTTTTTAGAAAAGCCGAGCTGGGCGGAGGTTTTTAGCGATACGGTGAATACCGGGATTTACGTCTGCGAGCCTGAGGTCTTGTCTTATATAGAAGAAGAGCGGGAAGTGGATTTCAGCAAGGATATTTTCCCGACCTTTTTACAAGCAGCAAAGCCTCTATACGGATATGAGGCAAGCGGTTATTGGTCTGATATTGGCTCCTTGGAGGTTTACCAGCAAGCCCAGTTTGATTTGCTGGATGGACGCGTGCATCTCGAAATAAAAGCACAGGAAATTGCGCCGCGCATTTTCTTGGAAAATGATGTTCGCATCGATTCATCGGTCCGTTTGGAAGGCCCTGTCTATATCGGTGAAAATGTACACTTGCAGGCTGGAGTAGCCGTTGGTGCTTATTCCATTCTGGGAAAAAATACGGTCATTTCTTCCGGTACGAAGCTGTCCCGGACGATCATTTGGGAAAATAGTGTCATTGGGAAAAAAACCGAGATCACAGGAACGACCCTCTGCCGCAACACCCGGATTGCAGATTGCGTACAACTCGGGGATGGGGCGGTCATTGGAGACCAGTGCCTCATTGGGGCGAAGTCGGTGGTAAAGGCAGGGGTCAAAATTTGGCCGGATAAGGAAGTCGGGGAAAATGCGACTGTCACCACCTCACTCATCTACGGTGCCAAGCAAACCAAAAATTTGTTTGGGACGCATGGAATCAAGGGCATTGGCAACGTTGACATCACGCCCGAATTTGTTACAAGACTTGCTGCTGCCTACGCGTATTTACTACAAGCGGGGGATAAAATTGCGCTCTCGGCATGCTCACACCCATTTGCTCAGCTATTGAAGCATAGCATCATGACGAGTTTGTGCTCTTCCGGAATTGATACAGTCGATCTCGGGATTGGCAATTCACCCTTGATCCGATACGGCGTGCGCTCCCTGGCTTGCAAAGGCGGCATTCATGTTTTTATGGCAGAGCCAGTCGATGATAAAGAGATTGTCATCCAATTCATTGATCATGCGGGCTTGCCGATTTCCCGTGATATGGAGCGCAAAATTGAGAATGCTTACTGGCAAGAGACTTATGTTCGCAACCTGCATCGGTTGGGAGCACTACAAGTCGAGCATCAGGTACAAGAAGCTTATCTTCACGCTTTGAGCCAACAGTTGAATGTATCGTCCATCCAGCGTCAGCGCTTCCACCTGCTGATCGATTGTGAACAGCGTTTTTTTCCGACTTTTCTTGCGCCACTTCTGCATGCACTGGGAGTCACTGTCCATTACAGCTCCATACAAGAAGGTATTCGTAAAAAGGGAGCGGATTTAGGAGTTCGTCTCGATAAAAATGGCGAGCAATTTGTCTTGTTTACCGAGCACGGAGAAAAGCTCTCGAACGAGCAAATCACGGCTTTGCAGCTGCTGGCTTGCAGTGGTGAGCACCGGCGCATCGGCCTTCCTGTAAGTGCACCGATTGAATTGGAGCATATGGCCCAGCTGCTGCAAATGGAGGTTGTACGCACGAAGGTCTCTCCGCGTTCCATGATGGAGGTATCTAGCGAACAGCGCTTTCATCCGATGTTTGATGCCGTGTACAGCCTCATGAGAATTCTTTCGTATCTCGCTTCTGAGGAAAAACCGCTCAGCGTTTTGCTCGAGCTGTTGCCAGCGTGCCATATGGAGAAAAAGACTGTCTTTTGCCCATGGGCAGCAAAAGGGAAGGTCATGCGCAGAGTGATGGAAGAAAACAAAGGCAAGCTGCTGGAGCTCGTCGATGGAATCAAGGTATACGATTCGAACGGCTGGGTGCTGATTTTACCCGATTCAGAGGATTCGCACGTAAAAGTGATTTCGCAAGGGGCGACGGCAGAGACCGCGGCTACGCTTGCTTCTTCCTACGCGAGGCGAATTGCCGAATATCAGTTTCACGAAAAGAGAGAGATCGACAGCCTATAA
- a CDS encoding glycoside hydrolase family 15 protein: MPRPLVVGNGKLLINFDDKLHMRDLYFPYVGQLNHVGGHFSKLGIWVQGRFSWLDEDGWTRKLGYGQESLVTDVHAHHEHLGISLQIADGVHQRDPIYLKKVCVRNLTSEMREVRLFFNHDFSLNETEVGDTAVFDPILGTIYHYKRNVYIMANGKTDTGGIDQYSVGIKRFNYAEGTWRDAEDGLLSGNPIAQGSVDSTISFSLMLQPQEEKTLFYWMCIGESYEDIKVLNQYVLESDPERLLNRVAVYWQRWVNKEERDFADLPAEVVNLYKTSLLLVRTQIDQNGAILAANDSDILQFNRDHYSYMWPRDGALIASAMAKAGYTGVVAPFFRFCADALNKDGYLLHKYNPDGSVGSSWHPYIVDGDIQLPIQEDETALVLYALWEQYKSDKQIEDCQALYPTLVRPAARFLLEYVHPELQLPKPSYDLWEERRGIFTFTSATVFAGLMAAARFAQLFGDDRRYKRYAEGAERIRGAMEKHLYDPEIGRFLRGIYVRADGSVEKDFTVESSLFALFALDVFSVEDPRVERTMEAVKKSLQVDTAIGGIARYQGDYYFKKSHDTAKVPGNPWIICTLWVADWEIAKAKSLDELQEPKNRLAWVVRYALQSGVLSEQLDPYTGAPVSVAPLTWSHATYVATVLRYLEKVNELR, from the coding sequence ATGCCGAGACCGCTCGTCGTCGGGAACGGAAAACTGCTGATTAATTTTGATGACAAGCTGCATATGCGGGATCTCTACTTCCCGTATGTCGGTCAGCTGAATCATGTCGGGGGACACTTTAGCAAGCTGGGGATATGGGTACAAGGTCGTTTTTCCTGGCTGGATGAAGACGGCTGGACGCGGAAGCTCGGATACGGACAGGAGTCTTTGGTGACAGATGTTCATGCGCATCATGAACATCTGGGCATCTCCTTGCAAATCGCAGATGGGGTGCATCAGCGTGACCCGATTTATTTGAAAAAGGTGTGCGTTCGGAATTTGACGAGCGAGATGCGGGAGGTCAGGCTGTTTTTTAATCACGATTTCAGCTTGAATGAGACGGAGGTAGGGGATACCGCTGTTTTTGATCCCATCCTGGGCACTATTTATCACTACAAGCGCAATGTGTACATCATGGCGAATGGAAAAACGGATACGGGTGGGATCGATCAATATAGTGTCGGGATCAAGCGGTTCAACTATGCGGAGGGGACCTGGAGGGACGCGGAGGATGGGCTTTTGTCCGGCAATCCGATTGCACAAGGCTCCGTAGATAGTACGATCTCTTTTTCCCTCATGCTGCAACCGCAAGAAGAGAAGACGCTTTTTTACTGGATGTGCATTGGTGAATCGTATGAGGATATCAAAGTATTGAACCAGTATGTACTCGAAAGCGATCCGGAACGTTTGCTCAATCGGGTAGCGGTGTATTGGCAGCGTTGGGTCAATAAGGAAGAGCGGGACTTTGCTGATCTACCGGCAGAGGTTGTCAATCTGTACAAGACCAGCTTGCTTCTCGTGCGCACGCAAATCGATCAGAACGGAGCGATTCTCGCTGCGAATGACTCGGATATTCTCCAATTCAATCGCGACCATTACAGCTACATGTGGCCAAGAGACGGGGCACTGATTGCGAGTGCGATGGCCAAAGCTGGCTATACGGGAGTAGTCGCACCATTTTTCCGATTTTGCGCAGACGCATTGAATAAGGACGGGTATTTGCTGCACAAGTACAATCCAGACGGGTCTGTCGGCTCCAGTTGGCATCCGTATATTGTAGACGGAGACATTCAGCTCCCGATTCAGGAGGATGAGACTGCGCTCGTGCTGTACGCGCTCTGGGAGCAATACAAGAGCGACAAGCAAATTGAAGACTGCCAGGCACTCTATCCCACGCTGGTTCGTCCGGCGGCCCGCTTTTTGCTGGAGTATGTCCATCCAGAGCTGCAACTCCCAAAACCAAGCTACGACTTATGGGAAGAGCGACGAGGAATTTTTACGTTTACCAGTGCTACGGTTTTCGCGGGCTTAATGGCCGCGGCTCGTTTTGCCCAGCTGTTCGGTGATGATCGACGCTACAAACGCTACGCAGAAGGGGCAGAGCGCATTCGCGGGGCAATGGAAAAACATCTGTACGACCCTGAAATCGGGCGTTTTCTGCGTGGGATTTATGTAAGAGCAGATGGGAGTGTCGAAAAAGATTTCACGGTGGAGAGCAGCTTGTTCGCCTTGTTTGCGCTTGATGTGTTTTCCGTAGAGGATCCGAGAGTGGAGCGGACGATGGAAGCTGTCAAAAAGAGTTTGCAAGTAGATACGGCGATTGGTGGAATTGCTCGCTACCAAGGGGATTACTATTTTAAAAAATCACATGACACGGCGAAGGTGCCGGGCAATCCATGGATCATTTGCACCTTATGGGTGGCTGATTGGGAAATTGCCAAGGCGAAATCACTCGATGAACTCCAAGAGCCAAAGAACAGATTGGCCTGGGTCGTACGCTATGCCCTGCAAAGCGGCGTACTATCCGAACAGCTCGATCCGTATACAGGTGCTCCCGTATCCGTTGCACCGCTGACGTGGTCGCATGCTACTTATGTTGCCACTGTTTTGCGTTATTTGGAGAAGGTGAATGAGTTGCGGTAA
- a CDS encoding phosphoglucomutase/phosphomannomutase family protein — protein MTTIRFGTDGWRDIIADGFTVENVRIVAQAIASYTKEIGQQEQPVLVGHDTRFLGRRFAEEVAAVLTGNDIRTYLVNEAAPTPAVAFGVKHFAASGAIMITASHNPPEYNGIKYIPEYAGPATPAITQRLEEWITETCQANSVRTISLAEAKARKLLQVIVLRPHYEAHLRRMVNMDVLQNSSLSVVVDAMHGAGMGYVSGFLSEAGVKNVGIREVPDAAFGGDLPEPNDKHLHLLKKEVVERQASLGLANDGDADRFGVVDRFGQYITPNEALVLLTYHLRKNRGLTGRIVRTVATTHLLDRMATHYGLELVETPVGFKYVGEEMRKGDVLIGGEESGGASILGHIPEKDGVLINLLLAEMCAYENKGIDQILRDVYEQFGELFHTRLDMKLPEKDQWVQQMIAKPPALIGPYQVLEIQRVDGVKLLLEEGHWVLIRPSGTEPLVRIYCEATNATALQKLEDAIREWFLEINV, from the coding sequence ATGACAACGATCCGTTTCGGTACGGACGGTTGGCGCGATATCATCGCAGATGGCTTTACTGTCGAGAATGTCCGCATTGTTGCACAAGCCATCGCCAGCTATACCAAAGAAATCGGACAACAGGAGCAGCCTGTTTTGGTCGGGCACGACACGCGGTTTCTGGGGAGACGCTTTGCGGAGGAAGTTGCAGCTGTCCTGACCGGGAATGACATTCGTACCTATTTGGTGAACGAAGCAGCGCCAACACCTGCCGTAGCCTTTGGAGTGAAGCATTTTGCAGCGAGTGGTGCAATCATGATCACAGCCAGTCACAATCCACCCGAATATAACGGCATCAAATACATTCCGGAGTACGCTGGACCTGCAACGCCTGCGATCACGCAAAGATTGGAAGAGTGGATCACCGAAACCTGCCAGGCCAACTCGGTGCGTACGATTTCCCTCGCGGAAGCAAAGGCCCGCAAGCTGCTGCAAGTCATTGTGCTGCGTCCTCATTACGAGGCGCATCTTAGACGGATGGTAAACATGGACGTTTTGCAAAACTCTTCCTTGTCCGTTGTAGTCGATGCTATGCATGGTGCCGGTATGGGCTACGTGAGCGGTTTTTTGTCTGAGGCGGGGGTGAAAAACGTCGGAATCCGAGAAGTCCCGGATGCGGCTTTTGGAGGAGATTTGCCTGAGCCAAACGATAAGCATTTGCATTTGCTAAAAAAAGAAGTGGTAGAACGCCAAGCGTCTCTTGGTCTTGCCAATGACGGGGATGCGGACCGCTTCGGAGTCGTCGACCGCTTTGGACAGTACATCACTCCAAACGAAGCGCTCGTCCTCCTGACCTATCATTTGCGAAAAAATCGTGGGTTGACGGGACGGATTGTCAGGACAGTAGCGACCACGCATCTACTGGATCGGATGGCTACGCATTATGGTCTTGAACTGGTGGAGACGCCAGTCGGTTTCAAATACGTAGGCGAGGAAATGCGCAAAGGCGACGTGCTCATTGGTGGAGAAGAAAGTGGCGGGGCCAGTATTCTCGGTCACATCCCGGAGAAAGACGGCGTACTCATCAATTTGTTGCTCGCCGAGATGTGCGCGTATGAAAACAAAGGAATCGATCAAATATTGCGAGATGTATACGAGCAATTCGGCGAGCTGTTCCATACGCGTCTTGATATGAAATTGCCGGAAAAAGATCAATGGGTACAGCAAATGATCGCCAAGCCACCTGCACTAATTGGTCCTTATCAGGTTTTGGAGATTCAACGAGTGGATGGGGTCAAGCTGTTGCTCGAGGAAGGACATTGGGTCTTGATCCGTCCGTCTGGGACAGAACCGTTGGTGCGCATCTATTGTGAAGCAACGAATGCGACTGCATTGCAGAAGCTGGAAGATGCGATTCGCGAATGGTTTTTGGAGATTAATGTGTAA
- a CDS encoding serine/threonine-protein kinase, with product MRIDQHILQAFLQEVKVESLSPDDPVVVHHTPYPWELVGTGNYAAVFAHPDYPKVVIKLYAPGRPGAEQEIEVYRKLGETRSFPVCYDYGEGYLVITRMNGIPLFDCVRFGIPIPPQVIEDVEDALEEARRKGLFPHDVHGKNVLMDQGRGYLIDVSDYYVNETDTKWRDLRKAYYKVYLPFIKDRGWKIPLWMLEVVRKGYRLYKKGKRLFT from the coding sequence ATGCGGATCGATCAGCATATATTGCAAGCTTTTTTACAGGAAGTTAAAGTGGAGAGTCTGTCACCGGATGATCCAGTCGTAGTTCACCACACACCATACCCGTGGGAGCTGGTCGGTACCGGCAATTATGCTGCCGTATTTGCCCACCCGGACTATCCAAAGGTAGTGATCAAGCTGTACGCACCTGGAAGACCAGGAGCTGAACAGGAAATCGAAGTCTATCGCAAGCTTGGGGAGACTCGTTCCTTCCCCGTCTGTTATGATTATGGGGAAGGATACTTGGTCATTACGCGGATGAACGGCATCCCCCTGTTTGACTGTGTCCGCTTTGGTATTCCCATTCCTCCGCAGGTGATTGAAGACGTGGAGGACGCGCTAGAAGAGGCCCGCAGGAAGGGTTTGTTTCCGCATGATGTCCATGGGAAAAACGTTTTAATGGATCAGGGACGAGGTTATCTGATTGACGTATCGGATTACTATGTCAATGAGACAGACACGAAATGGCGTGATTTACGCAAGGCGTATTACAAGGTATACCTGCCATTTATCAAGGATCGTGGATGGAAAATTCCATTGTGGATGCTGGAAGTCGTGCGCAAAGGCTATCGACTGTATAAAAAAGGAAAACGCTTGTTCACGTAG
- the lspA gene encoding signal peptidase II, whose protein sequence is MLYYLIAAVIIALDQFTKYLVVKYMELGQSIPLIADVFHLTSHRNMGAAFGILQNRRWFFIVITIVVVIGIVISLIRLGKNQPRASLALSLVLGGAVGNFIDRAMTGQVVDFLDFTLINFPIFNVADMAITIGVGILLLDVFLDGKKNR, encoded by the coding sequence TTGTTGTACTATCTCATTGCGGCAGTAATTATTGCGCTTGATCAGTTTACAAAGTATTTAGTCGTGAAGTATATGGAACTGGGACAATCCATTCCTTTGATCGCGGACGTCTTTCATCTGACTTCCCATCGAAATATGGGAGCGGCATTTGGCATCCTGCAAAATCGACGCTGGTTTTTTATTGTCATTACCATTGTCGTTGTGATTGGGATTGTCATTTCCTTGATTCGATTGGGAAAAAACCAACCTCGTGCATCGTTGGCGCTGTCATTGGTCTTGGGTGGAGCCGTCGGGAATTTCATTGATCGTGCAATGACCGGTCAAGTCGTAGATTTTCTCGATTTTACGTTGATTAACTTCCCGATCTTTAACGTGGCTGATATGGCCATCACGATTGGTGTGGGGATTTTGCTTCTCGATGTTTTTCTGGATGGGAAGAAAAACAGATAG
- a CDS encoding RluA family pseudouridine synthase, whose product MNDTQLFERYDWTVEPADTSERIDKFITLQNEDWSRSQVQAWVKEGRVTVNGEPIKNNYKLQAEDEVTLRVPPPKEMAIQPEEMLLDIVYEDSDVVVVNKPRGLVVHPAPGHYSGTLVNGLLAHCKDLSGINGVLRPGIVHRIDKDTSGLLMVAKNDKAHMGLAEQLKAHTVNRKYVAIVHGVIPHEMGTIEAPIGRDPKNRQQMAVVFENSKPAVTHFIVLERFKEYTLVELKLETGRTHQIRVHMKYIGYPLAGDPKYGPKNTLELDGQALHAKTLGFIHPRTGEQLEFEAPMPKEMLDVIDVLRQA is encoded by the coding sequence ATGAATGACACGCAATTGTTTGAACGTTACGATTGGACGGTAGAGCCAGCGGATACGAGCGAGCGCATCGACAAGTTTATCACGCTGCAAAATGAAGATTGGTCCCGTTCACAGGTGCAGGCTTGGGTGAAGGAAGGCCGTGTCACTGTCAATGGTGAACCGATCAAAAACAACTACAAGCTGCAGGCAGAGGACGAAGTGACCCTCCGTGTTCCGCCGCCAAAGGAAATGGCGATCCAGCCAGAGGAGATGCTGCTTGATATTGTATACGAGGACAGCGATGTCGTGGTCGTGAATAAACCACGTGGCCTCGTCGTGCATCCTGCTCCTGGTCATTACAGTGGGACGCTCGTCAATGGGCTTTTGGCACATTGCAAGGATTTGTCCGGAATCAATGGCGTTTTGCGTCCGGGAATTGTCCATCGCATTGACAAGGATACATCCGGCCTGTTGATGGTAGCCAAAAACGACAAGGCACACATGGGTTTGGCTGAACAATTGAAGGCACATACGGTCAATCGGAAGTATGTCGCGATTGTTCATGGTGTCATCCCGCATGAAATGGGGACGATTGAAGCACCGATTGGGCGCGATCCGAAAAATCGCCAGCAAATGGCGGTTGTTTTTGAAAACAGCAAGCCGGCTGTCACGCACTTTATCGTGCTGGAGCGCTTCAAAGAGTACACGTTAGTGGAATTGAAACTCGAAACAGGACGTACCCATCAAATTCGTGTACATATGAAATACATTGGGTATCCACTGGCAGGCGATCCGAAATACGGTCCGAAAAATACATTGGAGCTCGATGGACAAGCGCTGCATGCGAAAACACTGGGCTTCATCCATCCCCGTACAGGAGAGCAGCTCGAATTCGAAGCGCCAATGCCGAAGGAAATGCTTGATGTTATTGACGTTCTCAGACAAGCGTAA
- a CDS encoding VOC family protein has product MLKRLAHVTLYVHDCEEALRFYTEKLGFEKRMDSRMDDGSRWLTVGLPGQEIEIVLHDPTHWHQEEVAQEMLRQVGKNPMWVWETDDFGSTYETLRQRGVKFVSEPNEVMYGMEVVFEDLYGNRFLLLQPVFL; this is encoded by the coding sequence GTGCTAAAAAGATTAGCGCATGTGACGCTGTACGTTCACGATTGTGAAGAGGCATTGCGGTTTTACACGGAAAAACTCGGTTTCGAAAAACGCATGGATTCTCGTATGGATGATGGTTCTCGTTGGCTCACCGTCGGCCTTCCTGGGCAGGAGATCGAGATCGTATTGCATGACCCTACCCATTGGCATCAGGAAGAAGTTGCGCAGGAAATGCTTCGTCAGGTCGGCAAAAATCCAATGTGGGTTTGGGAGACGGATGATTTTGGGTCCACATACGAAACACTGCGTCAACGCGGCGTGAAGTTTGTGAGTGAACCAAACGAAGTGATGTACGGCATGGAGGTTGTTTTCGAGGATCTGTATGGCAATCGTTTTTTGTTGTTGCAGCCAGTCTTCCTATGA
- a CDS encoding TolB-like translocation protein, which yields MPVNGKWGKAISLFVLLVVLVTANGEAKVAAHSQQPERVNKEISVPAKIAFTSNQHLFLVDGRDTTGKIKQITKDGYAQIVGWSPDGNWLLFVKYEGNDNYSTPGYVWIVRADGSKAVQVDERPIYETPKWSPKANKLAYTVNIGSNEAPRPLLIVKDVQAHGELALQSTTKADFEDFAWMPDGENMLVSLPAEKNKSMTLALRTLAGKPLAAYPIAEPPKVEEGIYPWAATGLQVSPDGKAVAYFVRYNSGSLSADGVPIQWFDLTQPGKKPIELGTGLAYPDWLAWTPNSEQLAFVDGTDRVATTNKQLKLADRAGKVKTVSPGPIVVDTYPVWIPKAPYTLLFTRGLATEYSYDPKKVMVPQQGIWRRSADGAEQQVTKGEANTADYYPAPSPDGRQLLFLRLDRAEHGSLFIQGIGEDADKQIELIKNITGDIGYYANYLPPWVSVYWE from the coding sequence ATGCCTGTGAACGGAAAATGGGGGAAGGCGATCAGCCTTTTTGTCCTTTTGGTTGTACTTGTCACAGCAAACGGTGAAGCAAAAGTGGCAGCTCACAGCCAACAGCCAGAGCGTGTGAACAAGGAAATAAGCGTTCCGGCGAAAATTGCATTTACGAGCAACCAGCATTTGTTTTTGGTAGACGGACGGGATACGACGGGAAAGATAAAGCAAATAACCAAGGACGGCTATGCACAGATCGTGGGCTGGTCGCCAGATGGCAATTGGCTCCTGTTCGTGAAATACGAAGGCAATGACAATTACTCGACACCAGGCTACGTGTGGATTGTCAGAGCTGACGGCAGCAAAGCTGTGCAGGTAGATGAACGCCCGATTTATGAAACGCCAAAATGGTCCCCGAAAGCGAACAAGCTAGCGTACACCGTGAATATCGGCAGTAATGAAGCGCCGAGACCATTGCTGATTGTAAAAGACGTCCAAGCGCATGGAGAATTAGCCTTACAAAGTACAACGAAGGCTGATTTCGAAGATTTTGCCTGGATGCCAGATGGGGAAAACATGCTTGTCTCGCTACCTGCCGAAAAAAATAAGTCGATGACGCTGGCCTTGCGCACACTTGCAGGTAAACCGTTGGCTGCCTACCCGATTGCGGAACCGCCAAAAGTGGAGGAAGGCATCTACCCATGGGCAGCGACAGGCTTACAAGTATCTCCGGATGGGAAGGCTGTGGCCTACTTTGTCCGGTATAACTCCGGCTCCTTGTCTGCTGATGGCGTACCTATTCAATGGTTTGATTTGACTCAGCCTGGCAAAAAGCCAATAGAACTCGGTACAGGATTGGCTTATCCTGATTGGCTTGCCTGGACACCAAATAGCGAACAGCTCGCTTTTGTCGATGGCACTGACCGGGTAGCCACGACTAACAAGCAGTTGAAGCTGGCGGATCGAGCAGGAAAGGTCAAAACAGTCAGTCCTGGTCCAATCGTGGTAGATACTTATCCGGTATGGATTCCAAAAGCTCCGTACACGCTGCTTTTCACCAGAGGCTTGGCTACAGAGTATTCATACGACCCAAAGAAGGTCATGGTACCGCAACAAGGCATCTGGCGGCGGTCCGCAGATGGAGCTGAGCAGCAGGTGACAAAAGGGGAAGCGAATACAGCTGACTACTATCCTGCGCCATCTCCAGATGGGAGACAGCTCCTTTTCTTGCGCTTGGATCGAGCGGAGCATGGCTCCCTGTTTATCCAAGGAATAGGCGAGGATGCGGACAAACAAATCGAGCTCATCAAAAACATTACAGGGGACATTGGTTATTATGCCAACTATTTGCCGCCGTGGGTCAGCGTCTATTGGGAATAG
- the pyrR gene encoding bifunctional pyr operon transcriptional regulator/uracil phosphoribosyltransferase PyrR produces MINKSVIMDEAAIRRALTRIAHEIIERNKGVEDLIIVGIKTRGIYLAQRLVERIEMIENVKVPVGELDITFYRDDLQHKSEDAILQGSKLPDQITGKTVILVDDVLYTGRTVRAALDALIDNGRPRMIQLAVLVDRGHRELPIRPDFVGKNLPTARTEIVDVQLAEVDVMDIVSIRQLL; encoded by the coding sequence ATGATCAACAAAAGCGTTATTATGGATGAAGCGGCGATCCGCCGCGCGCTCACGCGAATCGCACATGAAATTATCGAGCGAAACAAAGGCGTTGAGGATCTCATTATCGTGGGCATCAAGACCAGAGGGATTTACCTCGCGCAACGTCTTGTGGAAAGAATCGAAATGATCGAGAATGTGAAGGTACCAGTCGGTGAGCTGGACATTACGTTCTATCGTGACGATCTGCAACACAAGTCCGAAGATGCCATTTTGCAAGGCTCCAAGCTCCCCGATCAAATCACAGGCAAGACTGTGATTCTGGTGGACGATGTTCTCTATACCGGACGTACCGTTCGTGCTGCTTTGGATGCACTCATCGATAACGGCCGCCCACGAATGATTCAACTGGCTGTCCTGGTTGATCGCGGTCATCGCGAACTGCCAATCCGCCCTGATTTCGTCGGAAAAAACCTCCCAACTGCTCGAACGGAAATTGTCGATGTACAATTGGCAGAAGTGGATGTAATGGACATTGTGTCCATCCGACAGCTCCTGTAA